Proteins encoded by one window of Tissierellales bacterium:
- a CDS encoding minor capsid protein has translation MSKINPKYWRERQKAYFKNLEKNEEKLLKKMIKEYEKEAAKLDKEIASYYAKYGADNVIEYRNLLVDLDPGERKILLQDMEHFFDVHLELEHLKPIRESIYQLDRLDALNYSIKKQQIELGVKEEEVILKHLSKSYTSTYNAILKDMGFGSNFLSIDDILVKDLVNKAWLNDKNFSDRIWGNKEKLIEYLTTDFKDGIIRGDSYNKLSKILEERFLKQSKNNIKRLVYTEGTFVQNQAMAKPFEDMGYDTYIYDAILDDRTSEVCEGLDGTEFLFKDKEPGVNFPPM, from the coding sequence ATGAGTAAAATTAATCCAAAGTATTGGAGAGAGAGGCAGAAGGCATATTTTAAGAATTTAGAAAAAAACGAAGAAAAACTTCTTAAAAAGATGATAAAAGAGTATGAGAAAGAGGCTGCAAAATTAGACAAAGAAATAGCCTCTTACTATGCTAAATATGGTGCAGATAATGTGATTGAATATAGAAACTTATTGGTAGATTTAGATCCGGGAGAAAGAAAAATATTACTACAGGATATGGAACATTTTTTTGATGTCCATCTTGAGCTCGAGCATTTAAAACCTATCAGGGAAAGTATTTATCAATTAGATAGGTTAGATGCTCTTAATTATTCTATTAAAAAACAACAAATAGAGTTAGGGGTAAAAGAAGAAGAAGTAATATTAAAACATTTATCTAAAAGCTATACATCAACTTATAATGCAATATTAAAAGATATGGGGTTTGGTAGTAATTTTTTATCTATTGATGACATTTTAGTTAAAGATTTAGTAAATAAAGCATGGTTAAATGATAAGAATTTTTCTGATAGGATATGGGGAAATAAAGAAAAATTAATTGAATACCTTACTACAGACTTCAAAGATGGAATTATTAGAGGAGATAGTTATAATAAACTAAGTAAAATACTAGAGGAAAGATTTTTAAAACAAAGCAAGAATAATATAAAAAGATTGGTGTATACAGAAGGCACATTTGTTCAAAATCAAGCCATGGCCAAGCCTTTTGAGGATATGGGATATGATACTTATATTTATGATGCTATCCTGGATGACAGGACTTCGGAAGTATGCGAAGGACTTGATGGAACTGAATTTTTATTTAAGGACAAAGAACCAGGAGTTAATTTTCCTCCAATGCA
- a CDS encoding phage portal protein has product MFILESDTEMTEELLLELINKHKSSHERYNRLKKMYKGDHPILHQKKKEEYKPDNRLVVNYAKYIVDTLNGFFIGIPIKVSHESDEINNYLDFVDKFNDQDDNNAELSKLCSIYGHAYEMIYIDGDGQLGITYIEPDEAFVVYDDSIVGKPMYGVRYYNNIDNKLEGSYSDIYKIAYFKENDEGKLYFYDEKPHLFGDVPIIEYVENEEKLGAFEGVETLINAYNKALSEKANDVDYFADAYLKILGAELDEKTIKKLRDSRTINMAGGEVDKLIVEFLDKPDADNTQENLINRLEKLIFQISMVMNINDESFGTQSGIALKYKLQSMENLAKTKERKFVSGLNRRYKMIANTSITPIKGDEWTGIKYQFTRNYPANILEESEIARNLTGITSKGTALSVLSIVDNAKDEVDRINDEYDIDDEYDFDRNRVDLDE; this is encoded by the coding sequence TGACTGAGGAATTATTACTAGAATTAATAAATAAGCATAAATCAAGTCATGAAAGATACAATAGATTAAAGAAAATGTATAAAGGAGATCATCCAATATTACACCAAAAAAAGAAGGAAGAATATAAGCCTGATAACCGTTTAGTTGTAAACTATGCTAAATATATAGTTGATACACTCAATGGTTTTTTTATTGGTATACCAATAAAAGTTAGTCATGAATCAGATGAAATAAATAATTATCTTGACTTTGTAGATAAATTTAATGATCAAGATGATAACAATGCAGAATTGTCAAAGTTATGTAGTATTTATGGCCATGCCTATGAAATGATTTATATAGATGGTGATGGCCAGCTGGGTATAACCTATATAGAGCCAGATGAAGCTTTTGTTGTATATGATGACTCAATAGTAGGTAAACCTATGTATGGGGTAAGGTATTATAACAATATTGATAATAAACTTGAGGGAAGTTACTCGGATATATATAAGATAGCCTATTTCAAAGAAAATGATGAAGGGAAACTATACTTTTATGACGAAAAACCACATTTATTTGGGGATGTGCCAATTATTGAATATGTAGAAAATGAAGAAAAGCTAGGAGCATTTGAAGGTGTAGAAACTCTTATAAATGCTTATAATAAAGCTCTGTCGGAAAAAGCTAATGATGTTGATTATTTTGCTGATGCATATTTAAAAATATTAGGGGCTGAGCTAGATGAAAAGACTATTAAAAAACTAAGAGACTCTAGAACAATAAATATGGCTGGTGGGGAAGTTGATAAGCTTATAGTTGAATTTCTGGATAAACCCGACGCTGATAATACCCAAGAAAATTTAATAAATAGACTAGAAAAACTAATATTTCAAATATCTATGGTAATGAATATTAATGATGAAAGTTTTGGAACTCAATCAGGTATAGCTCTTAAATATAAATTACAAAGTATGGAGAATTTGGCTAAGACTAAGGAAAGAAAATTTGTATCGGGGTTGAATAGGAGATATAAGATGATAGCTAATACTAGTATAACTCCAATTAAAGGTGATGAATGGACTGGTATTAAATATCAATTCACTAGAAATTATCCTGCTAATATTTTAGAAGAATCAGAAATAGCAAGAAATCTAACTGGAATAACTAGCAAAGGAACAGCTTTATCGGTATTATCTATTGTTGATAATGCTAAAGATGAGGTTGATAGAATCAACGACGAATACGATATTGATGATGAGTATGACTTTGATAGAAATAGAGTTGATTTAGATGAGTAA